In Acidobacteriota bacterium, one genomic interval encodes:
- a CDS encoding TonB-dependent receptor: MRTQTFRGTILGTVTDVNGAAIPEAAVTARNVATGLERATVTDSAGNYAIPELPIGIYEVTVTKTNFRIARVTEAKVEVAGERRADVTLQVTGGSESVDIQANAVQVESTNNTLGGTIAGREVADLPINGRDYTKFLVLVPGATGDPSGATDSPGSFGLFSANGNRGRSNNYLLDGTDMNDGYRNLPAINEAGVFGTPATILPVEAIAEAAILSNFEAEYGRNSGAIVNIVTKSGTNNLHGSLFEFFRNNWLDARNFFNPKPDPQTAFRNNQYGLALGGPIVKNKTFWFASWEGQRERVGLNSVARVPDPREIAALGGPQNSVIAKLLARNPWPAPNRPVALFDPSPNLFVTTPASNDVDSFIYKLDHSFNERNQVTGRYYYGTSDQSFPLAILGGNVLPGFNTVTPTSVHLVSISYVKVVSTTKVNEARFGYNRFDEGFFPQDSDFDPRSIGLNTGVQGAQDFGLPFIRIRNDPDFGSSIASLGATLSVPRARVDTNWHFIDSFSWKLDRHEIKFGYEFRRTFVNAFFDAGYRGRLDFASLEDFLSGTLSGGRAAIGDSRRNTFQNSHAGYIQDRFRWSRNLTVNLGLRYDYFGVIAEKNGLLSNFDPARGLVLVGSGGLDRLYERDLNNFSPRIGLAWDVNGKGKTVVRAGWGMFYDAFSQDFFVGQLPFNTFNPGPAYNPVGPAPILFSFSTIPQIKPGVPIFTDFLDSDVFAVDRHLRTPYVQNFNLNFQQELFKNVVFQAGYVGSHGTKLFRYRDINQPVNPGVSTARPFDNGPFAPSGGTFFYVNNLETTANSHYNALQTSLSVRERHGFTSMINYTWSHSIDNASDGQDYVANATQPDNSHRPDQERASSNFDVRHRLVLAFSYDIPTFFKSFPRLGDGWQLNGIVTLRSGSPFHVNLFDDYNGTGEFFPRPDIVGDPFAGTHGPDNFLNLSAFKAPCRLDPSGDGSAASCIPGTQHFGSLGRNSLLGPGYANLDLSLFKTTPLGEQVKLQFRAEVFNVLNHPNFSSPLLPGFSVDASFNGIDAVTGRGIGFLPITVTPDVGIGNPFLGGGGSRNIQLAVRLTF; the protein is encoded by the coding sequence TTGCGAACACAAACATTTCGGGGCACGATCCTCGGGACGGTGACAGATGTGAATGGCGCAGCCATACCTGAGGCCGCGGTCACTGCAAGAAATGTCGCTACCGGGCTCGAGCGAGCGACGGTCACTGACTCCGCCGGCAACTATGCGATACCGGAACTGCCCATCGGGATCTATGAGGTGACGGTAACCAAGACCAACTTCAGGATCGCCAGGGTGACTGAAGCAAAAGTTGAGGTTGCCGGTGAGCGCCGCGCTGACGTCACCCTGCAGGTTACCGGCGGCTCTGAGAGCGTCGATATTCAGGCGAACGCTGTCCAGGTTGAATCCACCAACAACACGCTTGGCGGAACCATTGCGGGGCGTGAGGTTGCGGACCTTCCTATCAACGGGCGCGACTATACGAAGTTCCTGGTGCTGGTTCCGGGTGCGACCGGAGATCCTTCGGGTGCGACCGACTCGCCCGGCTCGTTCGGCTTGTTCAGCGCCAACGGGAATCGCGGGCGTTCGAACAACTACTTGCTCGACGGCACCGACATGAACGACGGCTATCGGAACCTGCCGGCGATCAACGAAGCGGGAGTGTTCGGAACACCCGCAACCATTCTTCCAGTCGAGGCGATCGCCGAAGCGGCTATACTGTCTAATTTCGAAGCCGAGTACGGCCGCAACTCCGGCGCGATCGTCAACATCGTGACCAAGTCGGGAACCAACAACCTTCACGGCTCGCTGTTCGAGTTCTTCCGCAACAATTGGCTCGACGCGCGAAACTTCTTCAACCCCAAGCCCGACCCGCAGACCGCGTTTCGGAACAATCAATATGGACTCGCGCTTGGCGGACCGATTGTCAAGAACAAGACGTTCTGGTTTGCGAGCTGGGAGGGCCAGCGTGAGCGCGTAGGCTTGAACTCGGTGGCTCGCGTGCCCGATCCGCGCGAGATCGCCGCGCTTGGGGGTCCCCAGAATTCTGTCATCGCGAAGCTGCTTGCGCGAAATCCGTGGCCGGCGCCCAACCGCCCGGTCGCCTTGTTCGATCCGAGCCCTAACCTGTTTGTGACTACGCCTGCGAGCAACGATGTCGACAGCTTCATCTACAAGTTGGATCATTCGTTCAACGAGCGGAACCAGGTGACCGGCCGTTATTACTACGGCACCAGCGATCAGTCATTCCCGCTGGCGATCCTTGGGGGGAACGTGCTGCCGGGCTTCAACACTGTCACGCCGACATCGGTGCATCTTGTCTCCATCTCGTATGTGAAAGTGGTTTCGACGACGAAGGTCAACGAAGCGCGGTTCGGCTACAACCGCTTCGACGAAGGCTTCTTTCCACAGGACAGCGACTTCGACCCTCGCTCGATTGGATTGAACACCGGCGTTCAAGGAGCGCAAGACTTCGGGCTTCCGTTCATCCGAATCAGAAATGACCCGGACTTCGGTTCGTCAATCGCTTCGCTCGGAGCGACACTTTCGGTTCCTCGAGCTCGAGTGGATACCAACTGGCACTTCATCGACAGCTTCTCGTGGAAGCTCGACCGGCACGAGATCAAGTTCGGCTACGAGTTTCGCCGCACCTTCGTCAACGCTTTCTTCGACGCCGGCTATCGCGGGCGTTTGGACTTTGCATCGCTCGAAGATTTTCTGAGCGGGACGTTGAGCGGAGGACGCGCGGCGATAGGAGATTCGCGGCGCAACACATTTCAGAATTCGCACGCGGGGTACATTCAAGACAGGTTCCGTTGGAGCCGCAATCTGACGGTCAACCTCGGACTGCGCTACGACTACTTCGGCGTGATTGCCGAGAAGAACGGGCTGCTGAGCAACTTCGATCCGGCGCGCGGCTTGGTGCTGGTCGGCAGCGGCGGTCTCGATCGTTTGTACGAGAGGGACCTCAACAACTTCTCGCCGCGCATCGGGCTTGCCTGGGACGTGAATGGAAAGGGAAAGACCGTTGTGCGCGCCGGGTGGGGCATGTTCTACGACGCGTTCTCGCAGGACTTCTTCGTGGGCCAGCTTCCGTTCAACACCTTCAACCCAGGTCCGGCTTACAATCCCGTCGGGCCCGCGCCGATTCTGTTTTCCTTCTCGACGATCCCTCAGATCAAGCCGGGCGTGCCGATATTCACGGACTTCCTCGATTCGGACGTCTTCGCGGTTGATCGCCATCTGCGCACTCCGTACGTTCAGAACTTCAATCTGAACTTCCAGCAGGAGCTGTTCAAGAACGTGGTGTTTCAAGCCGGCTACGTCGGCTCGCACGGAACGAAGCTCTTCCGGTATCGGGATATCAATCAACCAGTCAATCCCGGCGTATCGACCGCGCGACCCTTCGACAACGGGCCGTTCGCTCCGTCGGGAGGAACGTTTTTCTACGTGAACAACCTCGAGACGACGGCGAACTCGCACTACAACGCGCTGCAGACAAGCCTTTCCGTGCGCGAGCGTCACGGGTTCACTTCGATGATCAACTACACCTGGTCGCACTCGATCGACAACGCGTCGGATGGCCAGGACTACGTCGCAAACGCTACACAGCCCGACAACAGTCATCGGCCCGATCAGGAGCGCGCCAGCTCGAACTTCGACGTGCGCCACCGGCTTGTGTTGGCCTTTTCATATGACATCCCGACTTTTTTCAAGAGCTTCCCGCGGTTGGGCGATGGATGGCAACTCAACGGAATTGTTACGCTCAGGAGTGGCAGCCCGTTCCACGTGAACCTGTTTGACGACTACAACGGCACGGGCGAGTTCTTTCCTCGTCCCGACATCGTAGGCGATCCGTTCGCCGGGACACACGGGCCGGACAACTTCCTGAACCTGTCTGCGTTCAAGGCGCCGTGCAGGCTCGACCCCTCCGGCGATGGCAGTGCGGCCTCGTGCATCCCGGGCACTCAGCACTTCGGCAGCCTTGGCCGCAATTCGCTTTTGGGCCCCGGCTACGCGAACCTCGATCTATCGCTGTTTAAGACGACGCCGCTGGGCGAGCAGGTAAAGCTCCAGTTCAGAGCCGAGGTGTTCAACGTTCTGAATCACCCGAACTTCTCATCGCCTCTACTGCCGGGATTTTCGGTTGACGCCAGCTTCAACGGAATCGATGCGGTGACTGGACGAGGCATCGGTTTCTTGCCCATTACGGTGACACCGGATGTAGGGATTGGCAATCCCTTTCTTGGAGGGGGCGGGTCGAGAAACATTCAGCTTGCGGTGAGATTGACCTTCTAA
- a CDS encoding threonine/serine dehydratase translates to MSTRDYQEATIDDVRRASERIASMARRTPLERSRRLSVEHGRDVFLKLECFQLTGSFKIRGAMAKLSALTADERARGVLTVSAGNHGLAVAHCCEVLGFAATIVVPESASRAKVEAIRRYPVTLIERGAGYDDAERAAREMECETGATFVSPYNDPQVIAGQGTIGLEMLEDAPGLEAIIVPVGGGGLLAGVAVAVKAINPRIKVYGAEPLNSPTMTAALRAGRIVEIEEQETIADGCAGNIEPDSITFPIIQRLVDGIILVSEESIRNAIAQLAREDHVMIEGSAAVSVAAVGDTRLQRQSVGAIVSGRNISLDLFAEVISAKG, encoded by the coding sequence ATGTCTACTAGGGATTATCAAGAAGCGACAATCGATGACGTCAGGCGCGCGAGTGAGCGAATCGCTTCGATGGCGCGGCGGACTCCGCTCGAGCGCTCGCGCCGGCTCTCCGTCGAGCATGGCCGGGACGTTTTTCTGAAGCTCGAATGCTTCCAGTTGACCGGGTCATTCAAGATTCGTGGAGCGATGGCGAAGCTTTCTGCTCTAACCGCGGACGAACGCGCGCGCGGGGTGCTGACGGTTTCCGCCGGCAATCACGGGCTTGCCGTTGCGCATTGCTGCGAAGTGCTGGGCTTTGCGGCAACGATAGTCGTTCCCGAATCGGCTTCGCGAGCCAAGGTCGAAGCGATACGCCGCTACCCGGTCACGCTCATAGAACGCGGCGCGGGTTACGATGACGCCGAACGCGCGGCGCGCGAGATGGAATGCGAAACCGGAGCGACATTTGTTTCGCCTTATAACGATCCGCAGGTGATCGCCGGGCAGGGAACGATCGGCCTCGAGATGCTCGAAGACGCACCCGGATTAGAAGCGATCATTGTTCCCGTGGGCGGTGGCGGACTGCTCGCGGGAGTGGCGGTGGCGGTGAAGGCGATCAACCCGCGCATCAAAGTCTACGGCGCCGAGCCGCTCAACTCGCCAACGATGACCGCGGCACTTCGAGCCGGCCGCATCGTAGAAATTGAAGAACAGGAAACCATCGCCGACGGATGCGCAGGTAACATCGAGCCTGACTCGATCACGTTTCCCATCATTCAGCGTTTAGTCGATGGAATTATTCTGGTGAGCGAAGAGTCGATACGAAACGCGATCGCGCAGCTCGCGCGCGAGGACCACGTAATGATCGAAGGCTCGGCTGCGGTGAGCGTCGCCGCGGTTGGCGACACCCGCCTCCAAAGACAGAGCGTTGGGGCGATAGTAAGCGGGCGAAACATTAGCCTCGATCTTTTCGCCGAGGTGATCAGCGCCAAGGGCTAA
- a CDS encoding MBL fold metallo-hydrolase — MRQTIRPMMLSVLAMALSASLAGSSSFCRSAVESRSPAQSATQIVLLGTGTPNADPDRSGPSVAVVINDTPYLVDFGPGVVRRAAAAFQKGITGLAVKNLNRAFVTHLHSDHTAGYSDLILTPWVLGRTEPLQVFGPKGIKPMTEHVLKAYREDIGIRLNGGEPSNKTGYKVITHDVKAGIVYKDANVTVKAFAVNHGSWREAYGFRFETPGRTIVISGDCGPSPSVIENCNGCDVLIHEVYSEAGFATRPLEWQKYHSRYHTSSREVAEIASKAKPGLVVLYHQLFWGTSEDDLLKEVRRGYSGRVVSGRDLDVY, encoded by the coding sequence GTGAGACAAACTATTCGACCCATGATGTTGAGTGTTTTGGCGATGGCGCTCTCGGCTTCGTTAGCTGGCAGCTCTTCGTTTTGCCGCTCGGCGGTTGAATCGCGAAGTCCTGCTCAGAGCGCTACACAGATCGTTCTACTCGGCACTGGAACTCCAAACGCAGACCCGGACCGTTCGGGACCGTCGGTCGCCGTTGTGATCAATGACACTCCTTATCTGGTCGACTTCGGCCCTGGGGTGGTCAGACGCGCGGCGGCGGCTTTTCAAAAAGGCATCACCGGGCTTGCGGTCAAGAATCTCAATCGGGCGTTCGTGACTCATCTGCACTCGGACCACACCGCCGGCTATTCGGATCTCATCCTTACGCCGTGGGTCTTGGGGAGAACGGAACCCCTTCAGGTGTTCGGGCCAAAGGGCATCAAGCCGATGACCGAGCACGTACTGAAGGCCTACCGCGAGGATATCGGCATCCGGCTCAACGGCGGTGAGCCTTCCAACAAGACCGGATACAAAGTCATCACGCACGATGTCAAGGCGGGCATCGTGTACAAAGATGCGAACGTGACGGTCAAAGCCTTTGCAGTTAATCACGGTTCCTGGCGCGAGGCTTACGGGTTTCGATTTGAAACACCCGGCCGCACGATAGTGATCTCGGGTGACTGCGGACCAAGTCCGTCGGTAATCGAGAACTGCAACGGCTGCGACGTGCTGATTCACGAAGTCTACTCTGAAGCCGGTTTTGCAACACGACCGCTTGAGTGGCAAAAGTATCATTCGCGCTATCACACGTCTTCGCGCGAAGTGGCGGAGATAGCAAGCAAAGCCAAACCCGGCTTGGTCGTTCTCTATCATCAACTGTTCTGGGGCACGAGCGAAGACGATCTGTTGAAAGAGGTTCGCCGGGGTTACTCTGGAAGGGTCGTGTCGGGACGAGATCTTGATGTCTACTAG
- the rsmB gene encoding 16S rRNA (cytosine(967)-C(5))-methyltransferase RsmB gives MNPKQSSHSVSPARRRAYDILSRVETDRAYASVLVAAPAKSEMSREDRTLAQEIVLGVLRWRRSLDFFIERYSGRAIDRFDLPVLIALRMGLYQLRYLTRIPHSAAVNESVNLVKRARAASAGGLVNAVLRKAANNLGEQAGHGIADPLERTSVELSHPRWILERWQAALGDDETRQLALANNAPAATAFRVNTLRATVDDTLTNLKAEGVMTRASELVPGAFVVEGGPASVIARAAQRGQIYVQDPASQLVSILLEPKAGNRVLDLCAAPGSKSSHIAALAGDKAWIIACDRHPHRLNALRATCRRFGIDSVDALALDATQALPFGDGAQQFDRVLVDAPCSGTGTLRGNPEIKWRLSPDDITRLAKLQLSMLERAESSVASAGKLVYSTCSLEREENEEVVIRFLDSNPRFRVVEPNTHADVTTRDGFVRTYPHRQGTDGFFAAVLEKAP, from the coding sequence ATGAATCCGAAACAGAGCAGCCACTCAGTAAGCCCGGCCCGCCGCCGAGCATATGACATACTAAGCCGCGTCGAGACGGACCGCGCTTATGCGTCGGTGCTCGTTGCAGCGCCGGCCAAATCAGAAATGTCGCGCGAGGACCGGACGCTGGCACAGGAAATAGTTCTGGGAGTGCTCCGCTGGCGCCGGTCGCTCGACTTTTTTATCGAACGCTATTCCGGGCGCGCGATTGACCGTTTCGACTTGCCCGTGCTGATCGCATTGCGCATGGGTCTTTATCAACTTCGCTATCTCACTCGAATTCCACACTCGGCTGCCGTGAATGAATCGGTGAACCTGGTCAAGCGAGCGCGCGCCGCAAGCGCCGGCGGTCTGGTGAACGCAGTGCTGCGAAAGGCGGCAAACAATCTCGGCGAACAAGCCGGCCACGGAATAGCCGATCCTCTGGAACGAACGTCAGTCGAGCTATCGCATCCGCGGTGGATCCTCGAGCGTTGGCAAGCGGCGTTAGGTGACGACGAAACCCGACAGCTCGCGCTTGCCAACAACGCGCCGGCCGCGACAGCGTTTCGCGTGAACACCCTTCGCGCAACTGTCGACGACACGCTCACCAATCTCAAAGCTGAAGGGGTCATGACCCGAGCGTCCGAACTTGTGCCGGGGGCGTTCGTGGTCGAAGGCGGTCCCGCATCGGTCATTGCCCGCGCGGCGCAGCGAGGACAGATCTACGTTCAGGATCCGGCTTCGCAGTTGGTTTCGATCCTTCTCGAGCCGAAGGCTGGTAATCGTGTTCTCGATCTATGCGCCGCGCCCGGCTCGAAGTCTTCGCACATAGCCGCGCTGGCAGGAGACAAAGCATGGATCATCGCGTGCGATCGTCATCCCCACCGCTTGAACGCGCTTCGCGCTACTTGCCGGCGGTTCGGCATCGATTCGGTGGATGCGCTTGCGCTGGACGCGACGCAAGCTCTCCCCTTCGGCGACGGCGCTCAGCAATTCGATCGCGTATTAGTCGATGCGCCTTGCTCGGGAACTGGCACACTGAGGGGTAACCCCGAAATAAAATGGAGGCTTTCGCCTGATGACATCACGCGGCTGGCGAAGCTTCAGCTCAGCATGCTGGAGCGCGCAGAGTCTTCGGTTGCAAGCGCCGGCAAACTGGTGTATTCCACTTGCTCGCTTGAACGCGAAGAGAATGAAGAAGTGGTAATCCGCTTTTTGGATAGCAACCCGCGGTTCCGGGTCGTTGAGCCCAATACCCACGCCGATGTTACTACCCGCGACGGCTTCGTCAGGACGTATCCACACCGCCAGGGTACCGATGGTTTTTTTGCCGCCGTTCTGGAAAAGGCGCCATGA
- a CDS encoding YkgJ family cysteine cluster protein yields the protein MQSRFCLSFQSKEFWMSAIGNGNTKKNSRSLRVLFNCSKCPAYCCSYDRVEVNKRDLLRIARHLGVSYKQAEKRHTKASPLGPILRHKKDHIFKRVCEFLNTETRQCSIYEVRPAVCRGYPDSLRCGYYDFLASERRRQCDPEFIPPA from the coding sequence ATGCAATCTCGCTTTTGTCTCTCCTTTCAATCAAAGGAATTCTGGATGAGCGCCATAGGTAATGGGAACACAAAGAAGAACTCTCGTTCGCTGCGTGTGCTGTTCAATTGCTCGAAGTGTCCGGCGTATTGCTGCAGCTATGACCGAGTGGAAGTGAATAAGCGCGACCTTCTTCGAATCGCGCGTCATTTGGGCGTCTCTTACAAGCAAGCGGAAAAGCGTCACACAAAGGCGTCACCGCTCGGCCCTATACTTCGCCATAAAAAGGACCACATCTTTAAAAGAGTCTGTGAGTTTCTAAACACGGAAACACGGCAGTGCTCAATCTATGAAGTACGCCCGGCCGTTTGCCGAGGGTATCCCGATAGCTTGCGCTGCGGGTACTACGATTTCCTCGCGTCCGAACGCCGCCGGCAGTGCGACCCGGAGTTCATACCCCCTGCTTGA
- a CDS encoding lysine biosynthesis protein LysW, with protein MPRGTCPECDAEVQVDEDTDKGDTVECSDCGTQLEVVGLDPIELDVAVEEEEEDWTE; from the coding sequence ATGCCAAGAGGGACCTGTCCCGAATGCGATGCGGAAGTTCAGGTTGACGAAGACACCGACAAAGGTGACACCGTCGAATGCTCCGACTGCGGCACTCAATTGGAGGTGGTTGGCCTCGACCCAATCGAACTGGACGTGGCAGTGGAAGAGGAAGAGGAAGATTGGACCGAGTAA